The Phalacrocorax aristotelis unplaced genomic scaffold, bGulAri2.1 scaffold_88, whole genome shotgun sequence genome has a window encoding:
- the LOC142051300 gene encoding maestro heat-like repeat-containing protein family member 2B, which produces MAGRFQGSKCPFTGSVEPRHFFRVALALEKQRRSRWQAALPFLRSSLPALVPEVLHILHSCMQTMRQSTHRPLLLQAVRLLARFHHEPVVDSLLQKRLPMDRDAMELWRTLGRSVLGVQVLKYLTQKLEAAGENNPGPHSSAHQPDHSQAALESLTLPRAISEVVFVLPTEERVRRLLPCLLPGLLGEVSKVLGEEMLLPPLRCRRGLFLNVPRSEDKPCSPYREALELVLSRCMEKRWLLLLRRQGAWAFLENPRAHADGVCLLTSVLLRNQLVSRGVIWALSQWLNSRSENLQLTATAFFAELMKDPPMMEKKFLESVLGVLVERSQHGISAVRQMAARGLGNAVRRAPEEVRRHKEAILEALQRGLRDTTCPEVAAESMLALAEVVRKLKAEGLGSAFKDVARSTKMFFEAEPEVLRYSAFSLYAALASSASGKRSFFAREVAETWVSLLLHLRDPDPEVSNVCRTALYLCAPFLGPERVQETIITSIGLSAAELQYEVCHCLVRDAPAVLERLRSIARSRHLENGQALHSATIAVLGDILEKARGLSGSCRQQE; this is translated from the exons ATGGCTGGCCGGTTCCAAGGCTCCAAGTGCCCTTTCACCGGGAGTGTTGAACCCCGGCACTTTTTCAGGGTGGCCCTGGCCCTGGAGAAGCAGCGAAGGAGCAGATGGCAGGCTGCCTTGCCCTTCCTGCGCAGTAGTCTGCCGGCCCTG GTGCCAGAAGTCCTGCACATCCTCCACAGCTGCATGCAGACCATGCGACAGAGCACCCACAGgcccctcctgctccaggcGGTGCGTCTCCTGGCCCGCTTTCACCATGAGCCCGTGGTGGACAGCCTCCTCCAGAAGCGGCTGCCCATGGACAG GGACGCGATGGAGCTGTGGAGGACCTTGGGGAGAAGCGTCCTGGGGGTTCAGGTCCTGAAGTACTTAACACAGAAATTAGAGGCAGCGGGAGAGAACAACCCTGGGCCCCACTCCTCCGCTCACCAACCGGaccacagccaggctgctctggaGTCCCTCACG CTCCCCCGTGCCATCTCCGAGGTGGTGTTCGTGCTGCCAACCGAGGAAAGGGTCCGGCGcctgcttccctgcctccttccagGCCTCCTGGGTGAGGTCAGCaaggtgctgggggaggagatGCTGCTCCCCCCTTTGAGATGCCGGAGGGGACTCTTCCTCAATGTACCGAGAAGTGAGGACAAGCCGTGCAG CCCTTACCGTGAGGCTCTAGAGCTGGTGCTGAGCAGATGCATGGAGAagaggtggctgctgctgctacgGAGGCAGGGAGCGTGGGCATTTCTCGAAAACCCGCGGGCTCATGCCGATGGTGTGTGCCTCCTGACGAG CGTCCTGCTTCGCAACCAGCTCGTCTCAAGGGGAGTGATATGGGCCCTTTCCCAGTGGCTGAACTCCCGCTCGGAAAACCTGCAGCTCACGGCAACGGCTTTCTTTGCTGAG CTGATGAAGGACCCCCCGATGATGGAGAAGAAGTTCCTGGAGAGTGTCCTAGGCGTCTTGGTGGAGAGATCACAGCACGGAATCAGCGCTGTGCGGCAGATGGCAGCGAGAGGCCTGGGCAATGCAGTCAGGAGAGCACCCGAGGAG GTGCGAAGGCACAAGGAGGCCATTCTGGAGGCGCTGCAGAGGGGCCTGAGGGACACCACCTGTCCCGAGGTGGCTGCTGAGAGCATGCTGGCGCTGGCTGAGGTGGTGAGGAAGCTGAAGGCAGAGGGCTTGGGGTCTGCCTTCAAAGACGTCGCCAGGTCCACCAAGATGTTCTTTGAGGCT GAGCCAGAGGTCCTTCGCTACTCGGCCTTCAGCCTCTACGCCGCCCTGGCCTCCTCCGCCTCAGGGAAGAGATCATTCTTCGCCAGGGAAGTGGCGGAAACCTGGGTCAGCCTTCTCTTGCACCTCCGGGATCCTGACCCTGAAGTCTCCAAT GTGTGCAGGACCGCTCTCTATCTCTGCGCTCCGTTTTTGGGGCCAGAGCGGGTGCAGGAGACCATCATCACCTCCATCGGTCTGAGCGCAGCCGAGCTGCAGTACGAGGTTTGCCATTGCCTG GTCAGAGATgcccctgctgtgctggagaggcTCCGCAGCATCGCCAGGAGCCGCCACCTCGAGAACGGGCAGGCGCTGCACTCTGCCACCATTGCAGTCCTAG GAGACATCCTGGAAAAAGCAAGAGGCCTTAGCGGCTCTTGCCGGCAGCAGGAGTGA
- the LOC142051310 gene encoding adenylate cyclase type 10-like: MRPTRVLSNRPKLVEMFRKYIPEAALRKLDDRLPLDLFSELRPVTSLFVHLQLSADIISTAEVFEFLHSASRMLLEILSPHKGEVNKVLLCDKGCTFLCVFGLIGEKLPYKSLHALQSAVQIFNSFSTMFGGKKAVSVAVTSGMVFCGITGHPLRNEYTVLGQKVNLAARMMVRYPGLVSCDAATYAASRLPPYYFKELPERKMKGIIRPGTIYQYVGVTKASILDMSLTKERSEYAPLLGREKEIDLFVSCLKAYKDFGQSHILAFEGTMGSGKSHLLAELASLGQAAGHRVVAMELLEVNVRQSFSALRKLMAKALGLQDCELRSDKERVLQAKLEGIIEESSYCLLNGIFFVEFPVSDKVRKMCEPQRLMELHSTWAKVLEKVMGGEFGIFVIDNAHFIDPASWSIVSPVLQNVSSFMVMSLAPGYVRTEAFCKAAGDSAMSQNITYCHLDKLKSSAVVQKVCQDLGVVSISRDLARFLIQRSLGIPYYCEELLRCLRRNDMLLFHTRRRGEKAEGSWESLIATSSSSAGSDGRVCTIRPDVNLENTVLPVTLKEIALSQLDQLKPLKQTVLKYAAVIGPVFTTQLLLHVLPADMRHKVNCVLTMLVKDNILKWLKNTEVPEDVQDPTKRPGTSVQAESDVETPALRMTVVQQSGALAFRVVLLQEAAYQLWPKRQRVALHRTCAAFLERHAHKCKSCGQGEFVAFHRFAVTSTQDGGRCQGSADQGDSRSWETLVLAGEQLKRDRTHATEGRPVAKSEQTTEVPSKADGKDSGACSCECKAIVESVLVPLARHYMAMGDAARAFYYLLECAAAYLHVSNSDMALVKLNEAEVLRNSVDKKANVIARFEEATFFSLKGEVCYRMGRMELAKKMILEALSLLKRKFPRTTVGALVKSQVEKLQCAAYVARRAASLPQEARRKRLAWLLQQSCCLSLLEQLFSLEGTSSRQTFSRLAARMKANTDRAADSCRAADAHRRGGDELI, encoded by the exons ATGAGGCCTACTCGTGTCTTGTCCAACCGTCCTAAATTGGTGGAGATGTTTCGGAAGTACATACCAGAAGCTGCTCTCAGGAAG CTTGACGACAGACTGCCGCTGGACCTCTTCTCTGAGCTACGGCCAGTCACCAGCCTCTTTGTCCACCTGCAGTTGTCTGCAGATATCATCAGCACAGCAGAAGTCTTTGAGTTCCTCCACAGTGCCAGCAGGATGTTGCTAGAAATCCTCTCTCCTCACAAGGGCGAAGTCAACAAAGTCCTCCTGTGCGATAAA GGCTGCACGTTCCTCTGTGTGTTTGGACTCATTGGAGAAAAGCTGCCCTACAAGAGCCTGCACGCCTTGCAGAGCGCTGTTCAGATCTTCAACTCCTTCTCGACgatgtttgggggaaaaaa GGCAGTGTCCGTTGCCGTTACCAGCGGGATGGTGTTCTGCGGCATCACCGGCCACCCTCTGAGGAATGAATACACAG TCCTTGGCCAGAAGGTGAATTTGGCAGCCCGGATGATGGTGCGCTACCCTGGGCTGGTGTCCTGTGATGCAGCGACTTATGCCGCCTCTCGGCTGCCCCCTTACTACTTCAAGGAGCtgccagagagaaaaatgaaaggcattATCCGTCCTGGCACTATCTATCAATATGTGGGAGTCACCAAGGCGAG CATACTTGACATGAGTCTCACCAAGGAGAGGTCAGAGTACGCTCCCTTGCTGG GTCGGGAGAAGGAGATTGACCTTTTTGTCAGCTGCTTGAAAGCCTATAAGGATTTTGGGCAAAGCCACATCCTGGCATTTGAGGGCACGATGGGCTCCGGAAAGAGCCACTTACTTGCTGAACTGGCCTCTTTAGGCCAGGCTGCTGGCCACAG GGTAGTTGCGATGGAACTGCTAGAGGTCAACGTGAGGCAGTCCTTCTCTGCCCTCCGTAAGCTGATGGCCAAAGCCCTGGGCCTCCAGGACTGTGAACTGCGCAGTGACAAGGAGCGCGTGTTGCAGGCAAAGCTCGAAGGGATAATCGAAGAGAGCAGCTATTGCCTCCTCAACGGCATTTTCTTTGTCGAG TTTCCCGTTTCGGACAAGGTTCGCAAGATGTGTGAACCTCAAAGGCTAATGGAATTGCACTCGACGTGGGCAAAAGTGCTAGAGAAG GTCATGGGAGGAGAATTTGGCATATTTGTCATCGACAATGCCCATTTCATCGACCCTGCCTCCTGGAGTATCGTGTCACCCGTGCTCCAAAACGTCTCCAGCTTCATGGTCATGAGCTTAGCCCCGGGCTATGTGAGAACAGAGGCCTTCTGCAAAGCCGCAGGAGACAGCGCAATGTCCCAGAACATCACCTATTGTCATCTGGACAAGCTGAAATCTTCAGCTGTGGTGCAGAAAGTCTGCCAGGACCTCGGAGTGGTCAGCATCTCCAGGGATCTAGCGAG GTTCCTGATCCAAAGAAGCTTGGGGATCCCGTATTACTGCGAGGAGCTGCTGCGCTGCCTTCGTCGCAACGACATGCTCTTGTTCCACACCCGGAGGCGGGGTGAAAAAGCAgagggcagctgggagagccTGATCG CAACGTCGAGCTCCAGCGCAGGGAGTGATGGCAGGGTCTGCACCATCAGACCGGACGTGAACCTGGAGAACACCGTGCTGCCCGTCACCTTGAAAG AGATTGCGCTGTCTCAGCTGGACCAGCTAAAGCCGCTGAAGCAGACCGTTTTGAAGTATGCGGCTGTCATCGGGCCCGTGTttaccacccagctgctcttgcACGTCCTTCCGGCTGACATGAGGCACAAGGTGAATTGTGTGTTGACCatgctggtgaaggacaacatCCTTAAGTGGCTGAAAAACACAGAGGTGCCAGAAGATGTCCAAGATCCTACCAAGAGGCCAGGCACCTCTGTGCAGGCGGAGAGCG ATGTGGAGACGCCCGCTCTGAGGATGACCGTGGTGCAGCAGTCTGGCGCTCTGGCCTTCCGTGtcgtgctgctgcaggaggctgccTACCAGCTGTGGCCCAAGAGACAGCGGGTCGCCTTGCACCGCACGTGTGCCGCCTTCCTGGAGCGGCACGCGCACAAATGCAAGAGCTGCGGCCAAGGAGAGTTTGTTGCCTTCCACCGCTTCGCCGTCACCAGCACCCAGGATGGAGGGAGgtgccagggctctgctgacCAGGGCGACTCACGCAGCTGGGAGACCTTGGTGCTTGCAGGAGAGCAGCTGAAGAGGGATAGGACCCACGCCACTGAGG GGCGGCCTGTGGCAAAGAGCGAACAGACAACTGAGGTGCCCAGCAAGGCCGATGGGAAGGACAGCGGCGCATGCTCCTGTGAGTGCAAAGCCATCGTGGAATCGGTGCTGGTGCCTTTGGCTCGCCACTACATGGCAATGGGCGATGCTGCCAGAGCCTTCTACTACCTTCTGGAGTGTGCGGCTGCCTACCTGCATGTCTCCAACAGCGACATG GCCCTCGTGAAGCTGAATGAAGCGGAGGTCCTGAGGAACTCCGTAGACAAGAAAGCGAATGTGATAGCCCGCTTTGAAGAGGCCACCTTCTTCAGCCTCAAAGGGGAG GTCTGCTATCGTATGGGACGCATGGAGCTGGCAAAGAAAATGATCCTGGAGGCTTTGAGCCTGCTCAAAAGGAAGTTCCCCCGGACCACCGTTGGAGCCTTGGTCAAGTCTCAGGTGGAAAAGTTGCAGTGTGCCGCTTACGTTGCCAGAAGAGCAGCCTCCCTTCCGCAGGAGGCCCG gaggaagaggctagcctggctgctgcagcagagctgctgcctttccttACTGGAGcagctcttcagcctggagGGCACTTCCAGCAGGCAGACGTTCTCCCGCCTGGCAGCGCGCATGAAGGCCAACACGGACAGGGCAGCGGACTCCTGTCGGGCAGCAGATGCCCACCGCAGGGGTGGAGATGAACTAATCTAA